The Streptomyces sp. P9-A4 genome contains a region encoding:
- a CDS encoding 3-isopropylmalate dehydrogenase: MSHSINLAVIPGDGIGQEVVAEGLKVLAAALPQDVKLETEEYDFGAKRYHATGETLTDADLASLKKHDAILLGAIGDPSVPSGVLERGFLLKLRFAFDHHVNLRPSKLLPGVATPLAGQPEIDFVVVREGTEGPYTGNGGTIRKGTPHEVATEVSVNTAFGVERVVRDAFARAQARPRKKLTLVHKNNVLTFAGHLWTDIFHKVAAEFPEVTTDYLHVDAATIFLVTDPARFDVIVTDNLFGDIITDLAAAVSGGIGVAASGNINPSGEFPSMFEPVHGSAPDIAGQGKADPTATVLSVALLLRHLGHEAEAARVEEAVAADLTERGTAVRTTAEIGDALAARVAS; this comes from the coding sequence ATGTCTCACAGCATCAATCTCGCAGTCATTCCCGGCGACGGCATCGGCCAGGAGGTCGTGGCCGAGGGCCTCAAGGTCCTCGCGGCCGCCCTTCCCCAGGACGTGAAGCTGGAGACCGAGGAGTACGACTTCGGCGCCAAGCGCTACCACGCCACCGGTGAGACCCTCACCGACGCCGACCTCGCATCCCTCAAGAAGCACGACGCCATCCTGCTGGGCGCCATCGGCGACCCCTCGGTGCCCTCCGGCGTCCTGGAGCGCGGCTTCCTGCTGAAGCTCCGCTTCGCCTTCGACCACCATGTGAACCTCCGTCCCTCGAAGCTGCTCCCCGGCGTCGCGACCCCGCTCGCCGGGCAGCCCGAGATCGACTTCGTCGTGGTCCGCGAGGGCACCGAGGGCCCGTACACCGGGAACGGCGGCACCATCCGCAAGGGCACCCCGCACGAGGTCGCCACCGAGGTCTCGGTCAACACCGCCTTCGGTGTCGAGCGCGTCGTCCGGGACGCCTTCGCCCGCGCCCAGGCCCGCCCGCGCAAGAAGCTCACGCTGGTCCACAAGAACAACGTGCTGACCTTCGCCGGCCACCTGTGGACGGACATCTTCCACAAGGTCGCGGCCGAGTTCCCCGAGGTCACCACCGACTACCTGCACGTCGACGCCGCGACGATCTTCCTCGTCACCGACCCGGCCCGCTTCGACGTGATCGTCACCGACAACCTCTTCGGCGACATCATCACCGACCTCGCCGCGGCCGTCTCCGGCGGCATCGGCGTCGCCGCCTCGGGCAACATCAACCCGAGCGGCGAGTTCCCGTCCATGTTCGAGCCGGTCCACGGCTCCGCGCCGGACATCGCGGGCCAGGGCAAGGCCGACCCCACGGCCACCGTCCTCTCCGTCGCCCTCCTGCTGCGCCACCTCGGCCACGAGGCCGAGGCCGCCCGCGTCGAGGAGGCGGTCGCCGCCGACCTCACCGAGCGCGGCACCGCCGTCCGTACGACGGCCGAGATCGGCGACGCGCTCGCCGCGCGAGTAGCGAGCTGA
- a CDS encoding branched-chain amino acid aminotransferase, which translates to MTTPTIELKPSSSPLSDAEREAILANPGFGRHFTDHMVTIRWTEGRGWHDGQLVPYGPLHLDPATNVLHYAQEIFEGLKAYRRPDGSVASFRPDANARRFQASAHRLAMPELPVETFVEACDRLVQQDKAWVPAHGGEASLYLRPFMIATEVGLGVRPANEYLFVVIASPAGPYFAGGVKPVSIWLSENRVRAVPGGMGDAKTGGNYAASLLAQAEATAQGCDQVAYLDAVEHKWVEELGGMNLYFVYGNKLVTPTLTGSLLAGITRDSLLKLAADLGLEPEEGRVSIDQWQADSANGTLTEVFACGTAAVITPVGTVKSERGEWQQSGGEPGPVTMKLREALLAVQTGKAEDVHGWMHELGK; encoded by the coding sequence ATGACGACGCCCACGATCGAGCTCAAGCCCTCCTCCAGCCCGCTGTCCGACGCGGAGCGCGAGGCGATCCTGGCCAACCCCGGATTCGGCCGCCACTTCACCGACCACATGGTCACCATCCGGTGGACCGAGGGCCGCGGCTGGCACGACGGCCAGCTGGTGCCGTACGGCCCGCTGCACCTGGACCCGGCGACGAACGTCCTGCACTACGCGCAGGAGATCTTCGAGGGCCTCAAGGCCTACCGCCGCCCCGACGGCTCGGTCGCCAGCTTCCGCCCCGACGCCAACGCGCGCCGCTTCCAGGCCTCCGCCCACCGGCTGGCCATGCCGGAGCTGCCCGTCGAGACCTTCGTCGAGGCCTGTGACCGGCTCGTCCAGCAGGACAAGGCATGGGTTCCGGCGCACGGCGGCGAGGCCTCGCTCTACCTGCGTCCGTTCATGATCGCGACCGAGGTCGGTCTTGGCGTCCGCCCGGCCAACGAGTACCTCTTCGTCGTCATCGCCTCCCCGGCCGGCCCGTACTTCGCCGGCGGCGTGAAGCCCGTCTCCATCTGGCTCTCGGAGAACCGCGTCCGCGCCGTCCCCGGCGGCATGGGCGACGCCAAGACCGGCGGCAACTACGCGGCCTCCCTGCTCGCACAGGCCGAGGCGACCGCGCAGGGCTGCGACCAGGTCGCCTACCTCGACGCCGTGGAGCACAAGTGGGTCGAGGAACTCGGCGGCATGAACCTGTACTTCGTGTACGGGAACAAGCTGGTCACCCCCACCCTCACCGGTTCGCTGCTCGCCGGCATCACCCGTGACTCGCTGCTCAAGCTGGCGGCGGACCTCGGCCTGGAGCCGGAGGAGGGCCGCGTCTCCATCGACCAGTGGCAGGCCGACTCCGCGAACGGCACCCTGACCGAGGTCTTCGCCTGCGGCACCGCCGCCGTGATCACCCCGGTCGGCACGGTCAAGTCCGAGCGGGGCGAGTGGCAGCAGTCGGGCGGCGAGCCCGGCCCGGTCACGATGAAGCTGCGCGAGGCGCTGCTCGCCGTCCAGACCGGCAAGGCCGAGGACGTCCACGGCTGGATGCACGAGCTGGGCAAGTAG